The following proteins come from a genomic window of Natrinema saccharevitans:
- a CDS encoding O-acetylhomoserine aminocarboxypropyltransferase/cysteine synthase family protein — protein sequence MSDDASDGCDGDRETSETSRSGGGDTADREKRGLGTRSVHAGQSPDPETGARAPPIYQTTSYVFEDADTAADRYALEDDGYIYSRMANPTVTTLEERLADLEGGAGAVATGSGMAALDAAVLILAEAGDNVVCSTDTYGGTTAYFSKTATRRDIEPKFVPTLEYDAYEAAIDENTAFVHVETIGNPSLVTPDFERVAEIAHDNGVPLVVDNTFATPALCRPLEHGADVVWESTTKWLHGSGTTVGGVLVDGGSFPWGEHGYDEIAGQNHAYHDVDFSRDFPEAPFAAAARFRSLRSLGNQQSPFDAWQTLQGLESMPLRVAKHCENARIVADYLDDHEAVAWVTHPGLADHPTHDNASRYLEDYGGMVAFGLESGYAAGKAFCENVELASFLANIGDAKTLVIHPASTTHGQLTPEEREEAGVTDDLIRMSVGIEDPEDILADLEGAIDAATRAAGETA from the coding sequence ATGAGCGACGACGCCAGCGACGGGTGCGACGGCGATCGCGAGACGTCGGAGACGTCTCGAAGCGGAGGCGGTGACACCGCCGATCGCGAGAAGCGCGGGCTGGGCACCCGTAGCGTCCACGCGGGCCAGTCCCCGGACCCGGAAACCGGCGCGAGGGCACCGCCGATCTACCAGACGACCTCCTACGTCTTCGAGGACGCCGACACGGCCGCCGACCGCTACGCCCTCGAGGACGACGGCTACATCTACTCGCGGATGGCAAACCCCACGGTCACCACGCTCGAGGAGCGCCTCGCCGACCTCGAGGGCGGGGCGGGCGCGGTCGCGACCGGCAGCGGGATGGCCGCGCTCGACGCCGCTGTCCTGATCCTCGCGGAGGCCGGCGACAACGTGGTCTGTTCGACCGACACCTACGGCGGGACGACGGCCTACTTCTCGAAGACCGCGACGCGGCGGGACATCGAACCGAAATTCGTCCCCACGCTCGAGTACGACGCCTACGAGGCGGCGATCGACGAGAACACCGCCTTCGTCCACGTCGAGACGATCGGCAACCCCTCGCTGGTGACGCCGGACTTCGAGCGCGTCGCCGAGATCGCCCACGACAACGGCGTGCCGCTCGTGGTCGACAACACGTTCGCGACGCCGGCACTGTGTCGACCGCTGGAACACGGCGCGGACGTCGTCTGGGAGTCGACGACCAAGTGGCTCCACGGCTCCGGCACGACCGTCGGCGGCGTGCTGGTCGACGGCGGTTCCTTCCCGTGGGGCGAGCACGGCTACGACGAGATCGCGGGCCAGAACCACGCCTACCACGACGTCGACTTCTCGCGGGACTTCCCCGAAGCCCCCTTCGCGGCCGCGGCCCGTTTTCGGTCGCTGCGCAGTCTGGGGAACCAGCAGTCGCCGTTCGACGCCTGGCAGACGCTGCAAGGTCTCGAGTCGATGCCGCTGCGCGTCGCGAAACACTGCGAGAACGCCCGGATCGTTGCCGACTATCTCGACGATCACGAGGCCGTCGCCTGGGTCACCCATCCCGGCCTCGCGGACCACCCGACCCACGACAACGCGAGTCGGTACCTCGAGGACTACGGCGGGATGGTCGCGTTCGGCCTCGAGAGCGGATACGCCGCGGGAAAGGCCTTCTGCGAGAACGTCGAGTTGGCCTCGTTCCTCGCGAACATCGGCGACGCGAAGACGCTGGTGATCCACCCCGCCAGCACCACCCACGGCCAACTCACGCCCGAAGAGCGCGAGGAGGCCGGCGTCACCGACGATCTGATCCGGATGTCGGTGGGTATCGAGGACCCCGAGGACATTCTGGCGGACCTCGAGGGAGCGATCGACGCCGCGACACGAGCGGCGGGTGAGACGGCATGA
- a CDS encoding DUF7118 family protein produces MSERAPPSDARSSATAGSDGEPTPLEELEAARNRLETIEDRIADHGEETVDEVATAYRRAETLLEDYVDRATGTGKENFQAYIELEGKFDGLVSGLSEDLPEHEAFEDALEAIDKRRLSEKDFERAREALAPAADYADLLDDRERASATLAEARKDASKRLRTVREEIEDRERLLELATADLDAPVERLREPIERYNEAVREAVREYRLEASAREVFDLLERSRWYPFVGYEQPPADLSEYVRGNDAGEYTIPELLEYADYSRSKLSHYVDSADALKRSVATQQTYLDGIDAEPLTIDWPPEPAGALRRRAREYRPFVARIADESVVAKLRAVRLLATDPDYDRLQTAAQAVAQLSADQRRRLTDGRVEDELESLRNERDRLEDALETEDPV; encoded by the coding sequence ATGAGCGAACGCGCTCCGCCCTCCGACGCTCGCTCGAGCGCCACTGCAGGGAGCGACGGCGAACCGACCCCGCTCGAGGAACTCGAGGCCGCCCGGAACCGCCTCGAGACGATCGAGGACCGCATCGCCGACCACGGCGAGGAGACGGTCGACGAGGTCGCGACGGCCTACCGGCGGGCCGAGACCCTCCTCGAGGACTACGTCGACCGCGCGACCGGCACCGGCAAGGAGAACTTCCAGGCATACATCGAACTCGAGGGGAAGTTCGACGGGCTCGTCTCGGGACTCTCCGAGGACCTGCCCGAACACGAGGCCTTCGAGGACGCCCTCGAGGCGATCGACAAGCGCCGGCTCAGCGAGAAAGACTTCGAGCGGGCCCGCGAGGCGCTGGCCCCGGCGGCCGACTACGCCGACCTGCTCGACGATCGCGAGCGCGCCAGCGCGACCCTCGCCGAGGCCCGCAAGGACGCGAGCAAGCGCCTCCGGACCGTCAGAGAGGAGATCGAGGACCGCGAGCGGTTGCTCGAGCTGGCGACCGCGGATCTGGACGCCCCCGTCGAGCGGCTCCGCGAACCGATCGAGCGCTACAACGAGGCCGTCCGCGAGGCCGTTCGCGAGTACCGACTCGAGGCGAGCGCCCGCGAGGTGTTCGACCTCCTCGAGCGGAGCCGGTGGTACCCGTTCGTGGGCTACGAGCAGCCCCCCGCGGACCTGTCGGAGTACGTCCGCGGGAACGACGCCGGCGAGTACACGATCCCCGAACTGCTCGAGTACGCCGACTACTCCCGGTCGAAGCTCTCCCATTACGTCGACAGCGCGGACGCGCTCAAGCGGTCGGTCGCGACCCAGCAGACGTATCTCGACGGGATCGACGCCGAGCCGCTGACGATCGACTGGCCGCCCGAACCGGCCGGTGCCCTGCGTCGCCGAGCGCGGGAGTATCGCCCCTTCGTCGCCCGGATCGCCGACGAGTCGGTCGTCGCGAAACTCCGCGCGGTCCGGCTGCTCGCGACCGACCCGGACTACGACCGACTCCAGACCGCCGCCCAGGCCGTCGCACAGCTGTCGGCCGACCAGCGCCGACGGCTGACCGACGGCCGCGTCGAAGACGAACTCGAGTCCCTGCGGAACGAGCGCGATCGGCTCGAGGACGCGCTCGAAACCGAGGACCCGGTCTGA
- a CDS encoding DUF6517 family protein encodes MTLTRRRLLVAGTTAGTALVAGCTGFVADSLASEAATVAPAALEETGYEERTVEEVPVERTVSRFGIERTIEARNWYAEYDRSISLDAVGLTRVQAAVVAVLSTPQVSVLGKTFNPVGDYSTDDLVALIQDRYDRLEDVDRVGEESATVLGSATTLVRYEARAQLVDASASIEVFLLVGEPVTHGDDFVIPVAVFPQVHGFETESGAVRTMLESIEHA; translated from the coding sequence ATGACGCTCACGCGCCGCCGACTGCTCGTCGCGGGGACGACCGCCGGAACCGCGCTCGTTGCCGGCTGTACCGGATTCGTTGCGGACTCGTTGGCCTCGGAGGCGGCGACCGTCGCCCCGGCTGCGCTCGAGGAGACCGGCTACGAGGAACGGACCGTCGAGGAAGTACCCGTCGAACGGACCGTGAGCCGGTTCGGGATCGAGCGAACGATCGAGGCACGGAACTGGTACGCCGAGTACGACCGCTCGATTTCGCTCGACGCCGTCGGACTGACGCGCGTCCAGGCGGCGGTCGTCGCCGTCCTCTCGACGCCGCAGGTGTCGGTCCTCGGGAAGACGTTCAACCCCGTCGGCGACTACTCGACGGACGACCTCGTCGCGCTGATCCAGGACCGGTACGACCGGCTCGAGGACGTCGACCGCGTCGGCGAGGAGTCGGCGACGGTCCTTGGATCCGCGACGACGCTCGTCCGGTACGAGGCGCGTGCACAGCTCGTCGACGCCAGCGCGTCGATCGAGGTCTTCCTGCTGGTCGGCGAACCGGTGACCCACGGCGACGACTTCGTGATCCCCGTCGCGGTCTTCCCGCAGGTTCACGGCTTCGAGACCGAGTCCGGGGCCGTTCGGACGATGCTCGAGTCGATCGAACACGCGTAG
- a CDS encoding PAS domain S-box protein has product MAGVYITVAARFPRVTGGNRERARSGSAADLESPLFPFEEGEFFRQLVANTSEGLLTIDEESTIVFANPAIEEILGYSPADLIGSSKMTLIPERLQDAHAAGLEKYLRTGEKHIDWDGIELPALHKNGHEVHVLVSLREHTHEGQRLFTGLFRDISDRKARQRRFEAVFNNTYQFTGLLEPDGTVLEVNRTALSFAGVERADVVGEPVWDTYWFQLADGARETALEAVERAGEGELFRDELRIRGADRTAVIDFSIRPITDERGEIQLLVTEGRDITPLKLREQHLRVLHRLLRHNLRNELNVISGFAETLLTDLEDETHRENAAEIATAAASLIDLNESAKELADATLSDGGPRTPMTVGDALETGVADLRDQYPASTITITGDTDAAVLGGARLATVLEELVQNAVAHADEPVVEIAVDEGVETVGVHIRDTGPGIPASERAGIFNDEPVTQVRHGNGLGLWLASLIVDDYGGTLDYTSRDDGSGSCVTVRLPRAR; this is encoded by the coding sequence ATGGCCGGAGTTTATATAACCGTCGCGGCCCGTTTCCCTCGCGTGACCGGCGGTAATCGGGAGCGAGCGCGATCGGGTTCGGCCGCCGACCTCGAGTCGCCGCTGTTTCCCTTCGAGGAAGGCGAGTTCTTCCGGCAGTTGGTCGCCAACACCTCCGAGGGGCTGCTGACCATCGACGAGGAGAGTACCATCGTCTTCGCCAACCCCGCGATCGAGGAAATCCTCGGCTACAGCCCCGCGGACCTCATCGGCTCCTCGAAGATGACGTTGATCCCCGAGCGGCTACAGGACGCCCACGCCGCCGGGTTGGAAAAGTACCTCCGCACCGGCGAGAAACACATCGACTGGGACGGGATCGAACTCCCCGCGTTACACAAGAACGGCCACGAAGTCCACGTGCTGGTGAGTCTCCGGGAACACACCCACGAGGGCCAGCGGCTGTTCACCGGTCTCTTTCGTGACATCTCCGACCGGAAGGCCCGACAGCGCCGCTTCGAGGCCGTTTTCAACAACACCTACCAGTTCACCGGCCTCCTCGAGCCCGACGGGACCGTCCTCGAGGTCAATCGGACGGCGCTTTCCTTCGCCGGGGTCGAACGAGCCGACGTCGTCGGCGAGCCGGTCTGGGACACCTACTGGTTCCAGCTGGCCGACGGGGCACGCGAAACCGCGCTCGAAGCCGTCGAGCGCGCCGGCGAGGGGGAACTGTTCCGGGACGAACTCCGGATCCGGGGTGCCGACCGAACCGCAGTCATCGACTTCTCGATCCGGCCGATCACCGACGAACGGGGCGAGATTCAGCTTCTCGTCACGGAGGGACGGGATATCACACCGCTGAAACTCCGCGAACAGCACCTGCGAGTCCTCCACCGCCTGCTCCGGCACAACCTCCGCAACGAACTCAACGTCATCAGCGGGTTCGCGGAGACGCTGCTGACGGACCTCGAGGACGAGACCCACCGCGAGAACGCGGCCGAAATCGCGACGGCGGCCGCGTCGTTGATCGACCTCAACGAGTCGGCGAAGGAACTCGCCGACGCGACCCTCTCGGACGGCGGGCCACGGACGCCGATGACCGTCGGCGACGCCCTCGAGACGGGCGTCGCCGATCTCCGCGACCAGTATCCCGCGAGTACGATCACGATCACCGGGGACACGGACGCGGCCGTCCTCGGTGGCGCTCGGCTCGCGACCGTTCTCGAGGAACTCGTCCAGAACGCGGTCGCCCACGCCGACGAGCCGGTCGTCGAAATCGCCGTCGACGAGGGCGTCGAAACGGTCGGCGTTCACATCCGCGATACCGGCCCCGGCATCCCCGCATCCGAGCGGGCCGGGATCTTCAACGACGAGCCGGTCACGCAGGTCAGACACGGCAACGGGCTGGGACTGTGGCTCGCCAGCCTGATCGTCGACGATTACGGCGGCACTCTCGACTACACGTCACGCGACGACGGTTCGGGGAGTTGCGTCACCGTCCGCCTTCCCCGGGCGCGGTAA
- a CDS encoding cupin domain-containing protein, with amino-acid sequence MSDYTKVNYHDVDDRNGMYFLRDELDCENMGVTVVECDPGWEGKEHAHEAEGHEEVYLLIEGEATVTVEDESVEMDPGDAIRIAPDATHRIHNGDTESRFVLMGAP; translated from the coding sequence ATGTCCGACTACACCAAAGTGAACTACCACGATGTCGACGATCGGAACGGGATGTACTTCCTCCGTGACGAACTGGACTGCGAGAACATGGGTGTGACCGTCGTCGAGTGCGATCCGGGCTGGGAAGGAAAAGAACACGCCCACGAGGCGGAAGGCCACGAAGAAGTCTACCTGCTGATCGAGGGCGAAGCGACGGTCACCGTCGAAGACGAGTCGGTCGAAATGGACCCAGGCGATGCGATCCGGATCGCCCCGGATGCGACCCACCGGATCCACAACGGAGACACCGAGAGTCGATTCGTGCTGATGGGCGCACCGTGA
- a CDS encoding universal stress protein, with amino-acid sequence MGRHVLVPMDDSEPARAALDHALEWVPADRLTVVHAVDDLTADYAGIVAADDEPDFFADARATAAEFGRSLETAVVEGEGAAEAILEYVDEADVDAVVMGSEGKAGVSRLLLGSVAEGVARRAEVPVTIVP; translated from the coding sequence ATGGGCAGACACGTCCTCGTTCCGATGGACGACTCCGAACCCGCGCGGGCGGCGCTGGACCACGCCCTCGAGTGGGTGCCGGCCGACCGCCTGACGGTCGTCCACGCGGTCGACGACCTCACGGCCGACTACGCGGGCATCGTCGCGGCGGACGACGAACCCGACTTCTTCGCGGACGCGCGGGCGACCGCCGCGGAGTTCGGCCGGTCGCTCGAGACGGCCGTCGTCGAGGGCGAGGGCGCGGCCGAGGCGATCCTCGAGTACGTCGACGAGGCCGACGTCGACGCGGTCGTGATGGGCAGCGAGGGGAAGGCGGGCGTCTCGCGGCTGTTGCTCGGCAGCGTCGCAGAGGGGGTTGCGCGGCGGGCCGAGGTTCCGGTAACGATTGTTCCCTGA
- the metX gene encoding homoserine O-acetyltransferase MetX codes for MTTKETVDLGEFQFLSGESIPNLEVAYETYGDFTGDNAVLICHALTGSAHVARRPDAGDETAGQARAWWGDVVGPGKAIDTTEYYVVCANAPGSCYGTTGPASENPETGEPYGTDFPPVTVGDWTRAQRKLLDELGVGRLRAVVGGSVGGMNVLDWLRRYPDDVERAGAVATAARLDPQCLALDTVARRAITSDPNWNGGHYYGASESDANGGPSDSSGGRAEPEDGLARARQIGHIMYLSKASMSRKFGRRSAGRETVREEQPDPAAAFFPYREVESYLDYQADKFVDRFDANSYLYMTRAMDDFDLAAGYEGDADALAAFEGELLLLSFTGDWHFTTEQAEALAEAAREADVDVAHHVVESDHGHDAFLVEPEKVGPPLSDLLAAGLEGRAITDTEPESDDSGEFAPVHTSLFSE; via the coding sequence ATGACGACCAAGGAGACGGTCGATCTCGGGGAGTTCCAGTTCCTCTCGGGGGAGTCGATCCCGAACCTCGAGGTGGCCTACGAGACCTACGGCGACTTCACCGGCGATAACGCGGTACTGATCTGTCACGCGCTGACCGGCAGCGCCCACGTCGCCCGCCGGCCGGACGCCGGCGACGAGACCGCGGGCCAGGCCCGAGCCTGGTGGGGCGACGTCGTCGGCCCCGGGAAGGCGATCGACACGACGGAGTACTACGTCGTCTGTGCGAACGCGCCGGGGTCGTGCTACGGGACGACCGGACCAGCCAGCGAGAACCCCGAGACGGGCGAGCCCTACGGCACCGACTTCCCGCCGGTCACGGTCGGCGACTGGACCCGCGCCCAGCGGAAACTGCTGGACGAACTCGGCGTCGGTCGGCTCCGCGCGGTCGTCGGCGGCAGCGTCGGCGGGATGAACGTCCTCGACTGGCTCCGGCGCTACCCGGACGACGTCGAACGCGCGGGGGCGGTCGCCACTGCGGCCAGACTCGATCCGCAGTGTCTCGCGCTCGATACCGTCGCCCGCCGGGCCATCACGAGCGACCCGAACTGGAACGGCGGCCACTACTACGGCGCCTCCGAGAGCGACGCGAACGGAGGGCCGTCGGACTCGTCCGGCGGGAGGGCCGAACCCGAGGACGGACTGGCTCGAGCCCGTCAGATCGGCCACATCATGTACCTCTCGAAGGCCTCGATGAGCCGGAAGTTCGGCCGACGGTCGGCGGGCCGGGAGACGGTCCGCGAGGAGCAGCCCGATCCCGCGGCAGCCTTCTTCCCGTATCGGGAGGTCGAGTCCTATCTGGACTATCAGGCCGACAAGTTCGTCGACCGGTTCGACGCCAACAGCTACCTCTACATGACCCGCGCGATGGACGACTTCGACCTCGCGGCGGGGTACGAGGGAGACGCCGACGCGCTGGCGGCCTTCGAGGGCGAGCTCCTCTTGCTCTCCTTTACCGGTGACTGGCACTTCACCACCGAACAGGCCGAAGCGCTGGCCGAAGCCGCCCGCGAGGCCGACGTCGACGTCGCGCATCACGTCGTCGAGTCCGACCACGGCCACGACGCCTTCCTCGTCGAACCCGAGAAGGTCGGCCCGCCGCTGTCGGACCTGCTCGCGGCGGGACTCGAGGGACGGGCGATCACCGACACCGAACCCGAGTCCGACGACTCCGGGGAGTTCGCGCCGGTCCACACGAGCCTGTTCTCCGAGTGA
- the hisI gene encoding phosphoribosyl-AMP cyclohydrolase, which produces MNDDVAVDFGEDGLVPAVAQDADSGEVLMLAYVSPEALERTRETGRAHYYSRSRDELWEKGATSGHVQSVAEIRVDCDADTLLYLVDQEGGACHTGHRSCFYRTIEGENVGEQVFDPDAVYE; this is translated from the coding sequence ATGAACGACGACGTTGCGGTCGACTTCGGCGAAGACGGGCTCGTCCCCGCCGTGGCACAGGACGCCGACTCCGGCGAGGTACTCATGCTCGCGTACGTCTCGCCGGAGGCCCTAGAGCGGACCCGCGAGACGGGTCGGGCCCACTACTACTCGCGGAGCCGCGACGAGTTGTGGGAGAAGGGTGCGACCAGCGGCCACGTCCAGTCCGTCGCGGAGATCCGCGTCGACTGCGACGCCGACACCCTGCTCTATCTGGTCGACCAGGAAGGCGGCGCGTGTCACACCGGCCACCGGTCGTGTTTCTACCGGACGATCGAGGGCGAGAACGTCGGCGAACAAGTGTTCGACCCCGACGCCGTCTACGAATAA
- a CDS encoding class I SAM-dependent methyltransferase, with protein sequence MDRRELRRAWDAVADDYARNRRADGEDAALIDDLLAALPADATVLDIGCGDGMRTLTNLTGVERIGLDLSSRQLELSAATVPGAHLVQGEMTALPIAADSVDGITAYHAVFHVPRADHPAVYAEFARVLRPGGRLLMTVGSSSYETVRRDWLGSGRSMFFSTHGREWTRTALETAGFELVWERRVDDPLGSSVPFVMAEYRGSSRN encoded by the coding sequence ATGGACCGACGAGAACTCCGGCGGGCGTGGGACGCCGTCGCCGACGACTACGCCAGGAACCGCCGGGCAGATGGAGAAGACGCCGCCCTGATCGACGACCTGCTCGCGGCGCTTCCCGCGGATGCGACCGTCCTCGACATCGGCTGTGGTGACGGGATGCGAACGCTCACAAACCTCACTGGAGTCGAACGGATCGGGCTCGACCTCTCGAGTCGCCAACTCGAGTTGTCCGCGGCCACTGTCCCCGGCGCGCACCTCGTCCAGGGAGAGATGACAGCCCTCCCGATCGCGGCGGACTCGGTCGACGGAATCACGGCGTATCACGCCGTCTTCCACGTTCCTCGTGCGGACCATCCCGCCGTCTACGCGGAGTTCGCGCGTGTCCTTCGACCGGGCGGTCGGCTCCTCATGACGGTCGGCTCGAGCAGTTACGAGACGGTCCGGCGCGACTGGCTCGGGAGCGGCCGATCGATGTTCTTCAGCACTCATGGCCGCGAGTGGACTCGTACAGCGCTTGAAACGGCTGGATTCGAACTCGTCTGGGAGCGCCGTGTCGACGACCCGCTCGGGAGTTCGGTCCCGTTCGTGATGGCCGAGTATCGCGGCTCCAGTCGCAACTGA
- the serA gene encoding phosphoglycerate dehydrogenase encodes MKVLVTDPIADAGLDVLRGAGHEVETGYELEGDDLLEAVSDANGMIVRSGTEVTEEVLEAAEDLVIVGRAGIGVDNIDIDAATDTGVIVANAPEGNVRAAAEHTVAMTFATARSIPQAHIRLKNGEWAKSDYLGTELDGKTLGVVGLGRVGQEVAKKLDTLGMDLVAFDPYISEERAERLGAELVDFEPCLERADFLTIHTPLTPETEGMIGESELDLLEGGYIVNVGRGGIIQEDALAAKIEDGTLAGAALDVFAEEPLPADSPLLEHDEIIVTPHLGASTEAAQENVATSTAEQVNAALAEEPVANALNAPSIDESAFPRVEPYIEISETAGKVAAQLLEGRIEDVEVVYEGEIADEDVEFVTASALKGVFQPLEWQVNAVNAPQIAEDRGVDVTESKTRQAEDFQSLISVTVSNDDDEVSVDGTLFAGNDPRIVRVDGYRVDAIPHGRMVIARNTDEPGVIGQIGSVMGEYDVNIAGMFNARETIGGEALTVYNVDSEVPEAAKEELESDERIIGINDITLNGQN; translated from the coding sequence ATGAAGGTTCTCGTCACGGATCCGATCGCGGACGCGGGTCTGGACGTACTCAGAGGCGCCGGCCACGAGGTCGAAACGGGCTACGAACTCGAGGGCGACGACCTCCTCGAGGCGGTCTCGGACGCCAACGGCATGATCGTTCGCTCCGGGACCGAGGTCACCGAGGAGGTCCTCGAAGCCGCCGAGGATCTGGTCATCGTCGGCCGGGCCGGCATCGGCGTCGACAACATCGACATCGACGCCGCGACGGACACCGGCGTCATCGTCGCCAACGCCCCCGAGGGTAACGTTCGGGCGGCCGCCGAACACACCGTCGCGATGACGTTCGCGACGGCGCGCTCGATCCCGCAGGCCCACATCCGCCTGAAGAACGGCGAGTGGGCCAAAAGCGACTATCTCGGCACCGAACTCGACGGCAAGACCTTAGGCGTCGTCGGCCTCGGCCGCGTCGGCCAGGAGGTCGCCAAGAAACTCGACACGCTGGGCATGGACCTCGTCGCGTTCGACCCCTACATCTCCGAGGAGCGTGCCGAACGGCTCGGCGCGGAACTCGTCGACTTCGAGCCGTGTCTCGAGCGCGCCGACTTCCTGACCATCCACACGCCGCTGACACCCGAGACGGAAGGCATGATCGGCGAATCGGAACTCGACCTCCTCGAGGGCGGCTACATCGTCAACGTCGGCCGCGGCGGTATCATCCAGGAGGACGCCCTCGCCGCCAAGATCGAGGACGGAACGCTGGCCGGCGCGGCACTTGACGTCTTCGCCGAGGAGCCCCTCCCGGCTGACTCACCGCTGCTCGAACACGACGAGATCATCGTCACCCCGCACCTGGGCGCGTCGACGGAGGCCGCACAGGAGAACGTCGCCACCTCGACGGCCGAGCAAGTAAACGCCGCGCTCGCCGAGGAACCCGTCGCCAACGCCCTGAACGCCCCCTCGATCGACGAGAGCGCGTTCCCCCGCGTCGAGCCCTACATCGAGATCAGCGAGACCGCCGGCAAGGTCGCCGCGCAACTGCTCGAGGGCCGCATCGAGGACGTCGAGGTCGTCTACGAGGGCGAGATCGCCGACGAGGACGTCGAGTTCGTCACCGCGAGCGCACTCAAGGGCGTCTTCCAGCCGCTGGAGTGGCAGGTCAACGCGGTCAACGCGCCCCAGATCGCCGAGGATCGGGGCGTCGACGTCACCGAGTCCAAGACCCGCCAGGCCGAAGACTTCCAGAGCCTGATCTCGGTGACCGTCAGCAACGACGACGACGAAGTCTCCGTCGACGGGACCCTGTTCGCCGGCAACGATCCCCGAATCGTCCGCGTGGACGGCTACCGCGTCGACGCCATCCCCCACGGCCGGATGGTCATCGCCCGCAACACCGACGAGCCCGGCGTCATCGGCCAGATCGGCTCCGTGATGGGCGAGTACGACGTCAACATCGCCGGCATGTTCAACGCCCGCGAGACTATCGGCGGCGAGGCCCTGACCGTCTACAACGTCGACAGCGAGGTCCCCGAGGCCGCAAAGGAGGAGCTCGAGTCCGACGAGCGGATCATCGGGATCAACGACATCACGCTGAACGGGCAGAACTGA
- the serB gene encoding phosphoserine phosphatase SerB → MTVVAFDFDGTLSDSEMTVLLGDRRGVAADMDEITERAMNDEIEYAESLRKRAALLEGLPEAEAEAAFDEVVLREGAADLVAELNDAGVTTAILTGGFERGVAAALERDGVSVDHIVSNRLPMSGGKLTGAVEGPLIEGTKDDALADLAAEVGVDLADTVAIGDGANDLPMLEVAGLAIGFEPKPAVEPHCDTVVSTMTEAREALVADGVLAED, encoded by the coding sequence ATGACAGTCGTCGCTTTCGACTTCGACGGGACGCTTTCGGACTCCGAGATGACGGTCCTGCTGGGCGATCGCCGCGGCGTCGCCGCGGACATGGACGAGATCACAGAGCGCGCGATGAACGACGAGATCGAGTACGCCGAGAGCCTGCGCAAGCGCGCGGCCCTGCTCGAGGGGCTGCCGGAAGCGGAGGCCGAGGCCGCCTTCGACGAGGTCGTCCTCCGGGAGGGCGCGGCCGATCTCGTCGCCGAACTGAACGACGCCGGCGTCACGACCGCCATCCTCACCGGCGGGTTCGAACGCGGAGTCGCGGCCGCCCTCGAGCGCGATGGCGTCTCGGTCGATCACATCGTCTCGAATCGGCTACCGATGAGCGGGGGGAAACTCACCGGCGCGGTCGAGGGGCCGCTGATCGAGGGCACCAAGGACGACGCCCTCGCGGACCTCGCCGCCGAGGTCGGCGTCGACCTCGCCGACACCGTCGCGATCGGCGACGGGGCCAACGACCTGCCGATGCTCGAGGTCGCGGGGCTGGCGATCGGGTTCGAACCCAAGCCGGCGGTCGAACCCCACTGCGATACCGTCGTCTCGACGATGACCGAGGCCCGCGAGGCGCTCGTCGCGGACGGCGTCCTCGCCGAGGACTGA
- a CDS encoding universal stress protein, producing MYDKLLLPTDAAEGTELATEHAITVAEDTDAELHLLYVVDSDVYSSYSGDEYVHEFESLETALEHVGEESLESAAEAARDAGLEPTTVVRHGRPHEQILQYADEADVDMLVMGSKERPGEYRQLLGSVTDRVARLASRPVTIVKTPVEDGE from the coding sequence ATGTACGACAAACTCCTGCTTCCAACCGACGCCGCGGAGGGAACGGAACTCGCGACCGAACACGCCATCACCGTCGCCGAGGACACCGACGCGGAGCTTCACTTGCTCTATGTCGTCGACAGCGACGTCTATAGCTCCTACAGCGGGGACGAGTACGTCCACGAGTTCGAGAGCCTCGAGACCGCGCTGGAACACGTCGGCGAGGAATCCCTCGAGTCGGCGGCCGAGGCGGCCCGGGACGCGGGCCTCGAGCCGACGACGGTCGTCAGACACGGCCGCCCCCACGAACAGATCCTCCAGTACGCCGACGAGGCCGACGTCGACATGCTCGTGATGGGGTCGAAGGAACGGCCCGGCGAGTACCGCCAGCTGCTCGGGAGCGTCACCGATCGCGTCGCACGATTGGCGTCCCGGCCGGTGACGATCGTCAAGACCCCGGTCGAGGACGGCGAGTAG